A single window of Methylacidimicrobium sp. AP8 DNA harbors:
- a CDS encoding efflux transporter outer membrane subunit, translating into MSNHLLRSRGKQREGRRSGFPLRAFLLGSLLVLFEGCMIGPDYQRPAVETPTSFKWGEGSGSEKVHTGQNGQPSQPQAEGVSHNIRWRKALPQDAIAKGDWWKVFGDPVLDQLESQLSVGNQQIKLAFAQATASRAQVGQALANFFPNVGVAPFYSNISFSQNQPFFFKQHQVQTPVIGTNGQQIGTAQFPVGLPLSWQEYAIPGYAVYEADIWGELRRGLEAAKANAQATQAAYETVILSLHAELAIQYFFLRYIDAQLAVYKYMVDVFRDNLYLVQSRYDGGVANELDLARAKTDLATAQSQYIGLQNTRAQAENAIATLIGKPASSVRIAPNPLRGAPPVLPTYLPSDLLQRRPDVAQAERQMARANATIGMALGAFFPSVNLFAVGGLISDAASLLFQGGSRFWSIGPFINIPLFEGGRLVAGVEFARASYQAAVANYRQQVLTAFQEAENALAAIKILLDQQEAQNRTVAFAKQQYDVSLVRFKEGMVNYIEVDTTMRVWLSAQLLDVQILGERYMALVSLIRALGGGWQDYSMRPLAAKQESASGSSEGYPAPKKSG; encoded by the coding sequence GTGAGTAACCATTTACTTCGAAGCCGAGGAAAGCAGCGGGAGGGGCGGCGTTCCGGCTTCCCTCTCCGGGCTTTTCTGCTCGGAAGCCTTCTCGTCCTCTTCGAGGGCTGCATGATCGGCCCCGACTATCAGCGGCCGGCCGTCGAAACCCCGACAAGCTTTAAATGGGGAGAGGGTTCCGGCAGCGAAAAGGTCCATACGGGTCAGAACGGCCAGCCGAGCCAGCCGCAGGCCGAGGGCGTCTCCCACAACATCCGGTGGAGGAAGGCCTTGCCCCAGGATGCCATCGCCAAGGGGGATTGGTGGAAGGTTTTCGGCGATCCGGTGCTCGACCAGCTGGAAAGCCAGCTTTCCGTCGGCAACCAGCAGATCAAGCTGGCATTCGCCCAGGCGACGGCTTCCCGAGCGCAGGTGGGGCAGGCACTCGCCAATTTCTTTCCCAATGTGGGCGTGGCTCCTTTTTATTCCAATATCAGCTTTTCGCAGAACCAGCCCTTTTTCTTTAAGCAGCACCAGGTGCAGACGCCGGTGATCGGCACCAACGGCCAGCAGATCGGGACCGCGCAGTTCCCCGTCGGGTTGCCCCTCTCCTGGCAGGAGTACGCGATTCCGGGCTACGCCGTCTACGAGGCGGATATTTGGGGCGAGTTGCGACGGGGGCTCGAGGCGGCCAAGGCGAACGCCCAAGCGACCCAGGCTGCCTACGAGACGGTTATCCTCTCCCTTCACGCGGAGCTCGCGATCCAATATTTCTTTCTGCGCTACATCGATGCGCAGCTCGCCGTCTACAAGTACATGGTCGATGTCTTCCGGGATAACCTTTACCTGGTTCAAAGCCGCTACGACGGCGGCGTCGCCAACGAGCTCGACCTGGCGCGGGCCAAGACCGACTTGGCGACGGCCCAGTCCCAATACATCGGTCTGCAGAACACCCGAGCCCAGGCGGAAAATGCCATCGCCACCCTCATCGGCAAGCCGGCCTCCAGCGTGCGGATTGCCCCCAATCCCCTGCGGGGCGCCCCCCCGGTTCTTCCGACCTACCTTCCCTCCGATCTTCTCCAGCGGCGGCCGGACGTTGCGCAGGCGGAACGGCAGATGGCCCGCGCGAACGCCACGATCGGGATGGCTCTCGGCGCCTTTTTCCCGTCGGTGAACCTCTTTGCGGTGGGCGGTCTCATCAGCGATGCCGCCTCGCTTTTGTTCCAGGGAGGAAGCCGTTTCTGGTCGATCGGGCCCTTTATCAACATTCCTCTCTTCGAGGGGGGCCGCCTGGTCGCCGGAGTGGAGTTTGCGCGGGCCTCCTACCAAGCGGCGGTGGCCAACTACCGGCAGCAGGTTTTGACCGCCTTCCAGGAAGCGGAAAACGCCCTGGCGGCGATTAAGATCCTTCTCGATCAGCAGGAGGCGCAGAACCGGACTGTCGCTTTCGCCAAGCAGCAGTACGACGTTTCCCTGGTCCGCTTCAAGGAAGGGATGGTGAACTACATCGAGGTGGATACGACCATGCGCGTCTGGCTGAGCGCTCAGCTTCTCGATGTGCAGATCCTGGGGGAGCGGTATATGGCGCTCGTCTCCCTCATCCGGGCGCTCGGAGGCGGCTGGCAGGATTACTCGATGCGGCCGCTGGCGGCCAAGCAGGAAAGCGCCTCCGGCTCGTCGGAGGGCTATCCGGCGCCGAAGAAGAGCGGGTAG
- a CDS encoding Xaa-Pro peptidase family protein — MARLLYGSSERDADLRYAVRMAVPDPFFWAEKAGRTYAVFSPLEIDRARRTARVDTVIAAEDLVREERKRSDPVELLLALARRLGFGTAVVPETFPLGIADRAGKRGLRLRVRRGPFFPERQIKNEQEIGWISEALRMAEAGMERAREILQESRPDAEGVLRWEGEELTSERLRGEIEAVIVRRGGIAEHSIVAGGAQACDPHEEGSGPLRAGEAIVIDLFPRSRASGYYGDLSRTFVKGAASEPLRRLYQTVAEGKRWVLDSMRAGADGRVLHRRLLRRFAEAGYPTERRQGKWVGFFHGTGHSLGLEIHEPPRFAAGRFRAGQVMTVEPGLYYPEIGGVRLEDLVVIEKEGVRNLTRSPEILEIP; from the coding sequence ATGGCACGGTTGCTCTACGGCTCGAGCGAGCGGGATGCGGACCTCCGTTACGCCGTCCGTATGGCGGTCCCGGATCCATTCTTTTGGGCGGAAAAGGCGGGGCGAACCTATGCGGTGTTCAGTCCTCTGGAGATCGATCGCGCGCGGAGGACGGCGCGGGTGGACACGGTGATCGCCGCCGAGGATCTCGTGCGGGAGGAGCGGAAGCGATCCGATCCCGTGGAGCTGCTTCTGGCGTTGGCACGCCGGCTCGGGTTTGGCACGGCTGTCGTGCCGGAAACCTTTCCGCTCGGGATCGCGGACCGAGCCGGAAAGCGCGGCTTGCGGCTCCGCGTCCGGCGGGGGCCGTTCTTCCCGGAGCGCCAGATCAAGAACGAGCAGGAGATCGGGTGGATCTCCGAGGCGTTGCGGATGGCGGAAGCGGGCATGGAGCGGGCTCGGGAAATCCTCCAAGAGAGCCGCCCGGATGCCGAGGGCGTTCTCCGGTGGGAAGGGGAAGAGCTTACTTCCGAACGGTTGCGCGGAGAAATCGAGGCGGTGATCGTGCGGCGGGGCGGGATCGCGGAGCACTCGATCGTGGCCGGAGGAGCGCAGGCCTGCGATCCTCATGAGGAGGGGAGCGGGCCTTTGCGCGCGGGGGAGGCGATCGTGATCGACCTCTTCCCGCGGAGCCGGGCGAGCGGCTATTACGGGGATCTGAGCCGAACCTTCGTGAAGGGAGCGGCGTCCGAGCCGCTCCGGCGCCTCTATCAGACCGTAGCCGAAGGCAAGCGGTGGGTGCTCGACTCGATGCGGGCAGGCGCGGACGGGCGGGTGCTCCATCGGCGACTGCTCCGCCGCTTCGCCGAAGCCGGCTATCCCACGGAACGGCGCCAAGGGAAATGGGTCGGCTTTTTCCACGGAACCGGCCACAGCCTGGGCCTGGAGATCCACGAGCCTCCCCGTTTCGCGGCGGGGCGATTTCGCGCGGGGCAGGTGATGACCGTCGAGCCGGGTCTCTACTACCCGGAGATCGGCGGCGTTCGCTTGGAGGATCTTGTCGTCATCGAAAAGGAAGGTGTCCGTAACCTGACCCGTTCCCCCGAGATCTTGGAAATTCCTTGA
- a CDS encoding LptF/LptG family permease: MKTVYRLLFLELLKISLTSTAILTFFLVLANVFRDVADLIINHDVPLWVIGKLVLSLVPFVLTFTLPWGLLMAVLFLFGRMSQDHELIALKAAGIGIGPLLAPVIWFALAYSLFSFSINAYLGPKSRHAFKEIFSDVLLQNPLSFFESGKSIEQFDGFRLYASKRVGTRLEDVYIWEVDSALRPLRSIRADEAEIDADMPHQRIILTLRNSRQEERSVANPEDVKSIVAGSRALQVPYEISLGTLFDRLTVRKSIGLSTLGEIGQQVLGHPSLMPDHNPTPILTELQKRLAISLSCFTFAIVGVPLAIQVHRRETSVGVALSLGIVLAYYAIVLLADALKAKARLFPELIIWMPNIVFQAIGFLLLWRVNRR; the protein is encoded by the coding sequence ATGAAAACGGTCTACCGTCTTCTCTTTCTCGAGCTTCTCAAAATCAGCCTGACCAGCACCGCCATCCTCACCTTCTTCCTCGTCCTGGCCAACGTGTTCCGGGATGTCGCCGACCTCATCATCAACCATGACGTGCCGCTCTGGGTGATCGGCAAGCTGGTCCTCTCCCTGGTCCCCTTTGTCCTGACTTTCACCCTGCCCTGGGGACTGCTCATGGCTGTCCTCTTTCTCTTCGGCCGGATGTCGCAGGACCATGAGCTGATCGCCTTGAAGGCGGCCGGGATCGGCATCGGTCCGCTTCTCGCACCGGTGATCTGGTTTGCCCTCGCGTACAGCCTCTTCAGCTTTTCGATCAACGCCTACCTAGGACCTAAGAGCCGCCATGCCTTTAAGGAGATCTTCTCGGACGTTCTCTTGCAGAATCCGCTCTCCTTCTTCGAGAGCGGAAAGTCGATCGAGCAGTTCGACGGCTTCCGCCTGTACGCGAGCAAGCGCGTCGGCACCCGGCTCGAGGATGTCTACATCTGGGAAGTCGATAGCGCGCTGCGCCCGCTGCGCTCGATCCGCGCCGATGAGGCGGAGATCGATGCCGACATGCCGCATCAACGGATCATCCTCACCCTGCGGAACAGCCGCCAGGAGGAGCGCAGCGTCGCCAACCCGGAGGACGTGAAGAGCATCGTCGCCGGATCCCGCGCCCTCCAAGTCCCCTACGAGATCTCCCTCGGCACCCTTTTCGACCGGCTCACCGTGCGAAAAAGCATCGGGCTCTCCACACTCGGCGAGATCGGCCAGCAGGTCTTGGGCCATCCCTCGCTGATGCCGGATCATAATCCGACACCGATCTTGACCGAGCTCCAGAAGCGCTTGGCGATTTCTCTCTCCTGCTTCACCTTCGCGATCGTCGGGGTGCCGCTGGCCATCCAGGTCCACCGCAGGGAGACCTCCGTAGGGGTCGCCTTAAGCCTTGGAATCGTGCTGGCCTATTACGCGATCGTCCTCCTGGCCGATGCCTTGAAGGCCAAGGCGCGCCTCTTCCCGGAGCTCATCATCTGGATGCCGAACATCGTCTTTCAAGCGATCGGCTTCTTGTTGCTCTGGCGGGTGAATCGGAGGTGA
- a CDS encoding GatB/YqeY domain-containing protein, producing MSLFLRINEELRESMRKRDTTRTSALRMLKSAIQYAGLEKGRAGEPSDPDVIAVITKEIRKREDSIARYRSGGREDLARQEESEIAVLRAYLPEPLSPEQLEELVRSAIRETGARSKAQLGAVIKAVLQQAGSRADGRQVRDVAERFLETRGS from the coding sequence ATGTCGCTTTTTCTAAGGATCAACGAGGAGCTCCGGGAGTCAATGCGAAAGCGGGACACGACCCGGACTTCTGCGTTGCGGATGCTCAAGTCGGCGATCCAGTATGCGGGGTTGGAGAAGGGGAGGGCCGGAGAGCCTTCCGATCCGGACGTGATCGCCGTGATCACCAAGGAAATTCGGAAGAGAGAGGACTCGATCGCGCGCTACCGGAGCGGGGGGAGAGAAGACCTGGCTCGACAGGAAGAAAGCGAAATCGCCGTTTTGCGGGCATATCTTCCCGAACCCCTTTCTCCGGAGCAGTTGGAGGAATTGGTGCGCTCCGCGATCCGGGAGACGGGGGCGAGGAGCAAGGCGCAGTTGGGCGCCGTGATCAAGGCCGTGCTCCAGCAAGCCGGCAGCCGGGCCGACGGAAGGCAAGTGCGGGATGTAGCCGAGCGCTTTCTGGAAACGCGAGGCTCGTAA
- the ccsA gene encoding cytochrome c biogenesis protein CcsA, translated as MGERLWLGLAGLFGFLGALRGAYALGSRAKGAGRLADFFLMASWASQTLFLYFRGRKIGHCPITNLLETIAFLAWALLLIYLIVGSAYRLSVLGFCTAPVVSLLDFAALIAPIDRANPMPQLGWALEVHGTVLLLAYGALGIGAVAGLLYLFEDQTLKSRRVAGWFYTFPALGDLLLVQRRLLNLGFALLTVGLLAGALLSARGSWDWVKLFWSLGVWLLYLLLVCARRLFRWSQRRVAQGMIWGFLFVMMTFWLINRWSRAHQFRI; from the coding sequence ATGGGAGAGAGGCTCTGGCTTGGGTTGGCGGGACTTTTCGGCTTCCTTGGCGCTCTGCGTGGTGCCTATGCGCTCGGATCGCGCGCGAAAGGGGCCGGGCGGCTCGCCGACTTTTTCCTGATGGCATCGTGGGCCAGCCAGACCCTCTTTCTCTACTTCCGGGGCAGAAAGATCGGCCATTGCCCGATCACCAACCTGCTGGAGACCATCGCATTCCTGGCTTGGGCGCTGCTGCTGATCTACTTGATCGTCGGATCGGCGTACCGTCTTTCCGTCCTGGGGTTTTGCACGGCTCCGGTTGTTTCCCTGCTGGATTTTGCCGCGCTGATCGCCCCCATCGATCGCGCAAATCCGATGCCGCAGCTGGGCTGGGCGTTAGAAGTGCACGGAACCGTCCTGCTCTTGGCCTACGGGGCGCTCGGGATCGGGGCGGTGGCGGGCCTTCTCTATCTTTTCGAGGACCAAACGCTCAAGAGTCGGCGCGTAGCGGGATGGTTCTACACCTTCCCCGCCCTGGGGGATCTGCTCCTTGTGCAACGAAGATTGCTCAACCTCGGATTCGCTCTGCTCACGGTTGGACTATTGGCCGGGGCTCTGCTTTCTGCGCGAGGCAGCTGGGATTGGGTGAAGCTCTTCTGGTCATTGGGGGTTTGGCTGCTCTATCTTCTCTTGGTTTGTGCGCGCAGGCTATTCCGCTGGAGCCAGCGGAGGGTTGCACAAGGGATGATATGGGGATTTCTCTTTGTCATGATGACATTTTGGCTCATCAATCGGTGGAGTCGCGCGCATCAATTTCGGATCTGA
- the hemA gene encoding glutamyl-tRNA reductase, whose translation MQFLVGGGLNFERSPLELRERVAFRREELAKALPLLLQELSLEEGVLLSTCNRVEYFGIAQDAGRCQAGWIRFLERYDGCQVDWESYSQFRQGRACVDHLFELVSGLRSMVIGETEIFGQVKEAYEAAHRLGLTGAWLNRLFQTSFAAAKAVRSKTFITRGNVSVSSVAVELSERLFGNLSGRSVMVLGAGETSEKTARALEGRGVSLLLVANRTHGRACELMRELRGEAIPWSEVLNRIAVVDIVISSTSAPHYVLTREKLLPGLAKRNGNPLFLIDLAVPRDIDPSVHALEGVYLYNIDDLQTIARQNLEDRAAEIARCRRLLEPYVEQFAHWAAQRQRVLRDSDLMGRFRTA comes from the coding sequence ATGCAATTTCTCGTTGGTGGCGGGCTGAACTTCGAAAGAAGTCCTCTGGAGCTCCGCGAGCGTGTGGCTTTCCGCCGCGAGGAGTTGGCCAAAGCGCTCCCTCTCCTGCTGCAGGAACTATCTCTTGAGGAAGGGGTTCTTCTCTCCACCTGCAACCGCGTCGAATATTTCGGAATCGCCCAAGACGCAGGTCGGTGCCAAGCGGGGTGGATCCGGTTTCTGGAACGTTACGACGGCTGCCAGGTCGACTGGGAAAGCTACTCGCAATTCCGGCAGGGCCGCGCCTGCGTCGACCATCTGTTTGAGCTCGTTTCCGGGCTCCGCTCGATGGTGATCGGAGAGACGGAGATTTTCGGTCAAGTGAAGGAGGCCTATGAGGCGGCTCACCGGCTCGGGCTCACGGGGGCTTGGCTCAACCGCCTCTTTCAAACTTCCTTCGCTGCGGCCAAGGCCGTGCGATCGAAGACCTTCATCACCCGAGGAAACGTGTCGGTCAGCTCGGTTGCCGTGGAGCTTTCCGAGCGCCTCTTCGGCAACCTCTCCGGGAGATCCGTCATGGTGCTCGGCGCCGGGGAGACTAGCGAAAAGACGGCGCGCGCCCTCGAAGGACGAGGCGTGAGCCTGCTGCTCGTCGCGAACCGGACCCATGGCCGGGCCTGCGAGCTGATGCGGGAACTCCGCGGGGAGGCGATTCCCTGGTCGGAAGTCCTGAACCGGATTGCGGTAGTCGATATCGTGATTAGCTCGACTTCCGCTCCGCATTATGTGCTGACGCGCGAGAAGCTCCTCCCGGGGCTGGCGAAGAGAAACGGCAATCCGCTCTTCCTCATCGATCTGGCGGTGCCGAGGGATATCGACCCGTCGGTCCATGCCTTGGAAGGCGTTTATCTCTACAATATCGACGATTTGCAGACGATCGCCCGCCAGAACCTGGAGGACCGGGCGGCCGAAATCGCCCGCTGTCGTCGGCTGCTCGAACCCTACGTGGAACAGTTTGCGCATTGGGCGGCGCAGCGGCAGCGGGTGTTGAGAGATTCGGATCTGATGGGGAGGTTTCGTACGGCATGA
- the hemC gene encoding hydroxymethylbilane synthase produces MTRPLIIGSRRSGLARVQAEWVKSALETLSPGRRVAISLLETAGDRWSARAEAALPGKGMFTKELESALLRREIDIAVHSMKDLATELPEGLRIAAIPPREDARDVWVSRSFPHWEALPPGSTVAVGSPRRVQQLRKLRPDLSFCEIRGNVDTRLRKLEANRNWGGTVLAAAGLKRLGLFGGGFHFAFFPFEAMLPAPGQGALGIETRSEDVQIRDLLLPLHDEAAGWEVTAERAFLRSLGGGCRSAVGAKAAVQGGELALDGVMWMETTGCTYRRRAVGRAEDAEAIGKALAEEILSAAGCRRGPGSRIP; encoded by the coding sequence ATGACGCGCCCGCTGATCATCGGGTCCCGCCGCAGCGGTTTGGCGAGAGTTCAGGCGGAATGGGTGAAGAGCGCGCTCGAAACCTTGTCGCCGGGACGGCGCGTTGCGATCTCCCTTCTGGAGACGGCGGGAGATCGCTGGTCGGCGCGCGCAGAAGCGGCGTTGCCGGGCAAGGGGATGTTCACCAAGGAATTGGAAAGCGCCCTGCTGCGCCGGGAAATCGACATCGCCGTCCATAGCATGAAGGATCTTGCAACCGAGCTTCCGGAGGGGCTGAGGATCGCCGCGATTCCCCCGCGCGAAGATGCCAGGGATGTCTGGGTGAGCCGGAGCTTTCCCCATTGGGAGGCCCTTCCTCCCGGATCGACCGTGGCCGTAGGCAGCCCCAGAAGGGTGCAGCAGCTCCGCAAGCTGCGGCCGGACCTCTCCTTTTGCGAGATCCGGGGCAACGTGGATACGCGGTTGCGCAAGCTCGAGGCGAACCGGAATTGGGGCGGCACCGTTCTTGCCGCCGCCGGCTTGAAAAGGTTGGGCCTCTTCGGAGGCGGATTCCATTTTGCGTTTTTTCCCTTTGAGGCTATGTTGCCGGCTCCCGGTCAGGGTGCATTGGGGATCGAGACCCGCAGCGAGGACGTTCAGATTCGCGATCTTCTTCTGCCTCTCCATGACGAAGCGGCCGGCTGGGAAGTGACGGCCGAGCGGGCGTTTCTGAGAAGCTTGGGGGGAGGTTGCCGCTCGGCTGTCGGAGCGAAAGCGGCCGTACAAGGAGGAGAGCTCGCCTTGGACGGGGTGATGTGGATGGAAACCACCGGATGCACCTACCGGAGAAGAGCAGTGGGAAGGGCGGAGGATGCGGAGGCGATCGGAAAGGCTCTTGCAGAGGAGATCCTGAGCGCGGCGGGCTGCCGGCGCGGCCCCGGGAGCAGGATTCCATGA
- the cobA gene encoding uroporphyrinogen-III C-methyltransferase, with translation MSAAPPTGKVYLVGAGPGDPGLLTLRGREVLAEADSIFYDALCAPELLQWAKPGAQKIFVGKSSGRQAFSQREIESLLIRQARRGERVVRLKGGDPFLFGRGGEECLALEAAGVPFEVVPGITSALAAPAYAGIPLTHRGVASAVTIVTGHEDPSKPEISVDWVALGGLEGTKVILMGAERLAEISRRLLEGGEREQCPVAAIRWGTFGKQEVREGTLQQAAGGEFSVEPPSVIVVGEVVKLRSRLSWREGLPLHGQRIVVTRTRCESSRLGKRLRELGADVLEIPTIRRVPRPFGEEQRDLVRRLASDFTWILLTSPYGADLFLRHVWETTGDVRALGGLRIAAVGSATADAVRRFHLSVDRMPESYTTSALAGCFSAQEIRGGRFCLARSSRGNPELPEALRRSGAHVSEWVLYDTEPETGDPTGAKARFLAGGADWVLFASSSAVENWHRLALHPRPGAPSPRIVSIGPVTTRALKRFGLSVAAEAERHSVDGLVACLIDCVQKEK, from the coding sequence ATGAGTGCTGCTCCTCCGACGGGCAAGGTCTATCTGGTCGGTGCCGGACCGGGAGATCCCGGGCTCCTCACCCTCCGCGGGCGGGAGGTCCTGGCGGAGGCCGACTCGATCTTCTATGACGCCCTTTGCGCGCCGGAGCTCTTGCAATGGGCGAAGCCCGGAGCGCAAAAGATTTTCGTCGGAAAATCGAGCGGACGGCAGGCCTTTTCCCAAAGGGAGATCGAGTCGTTGCTTATCCGCCAGGCCCGGAGAGGGGAGCGGGTCGTCCGGCTCAAGGGAGGAGATCCGTTCCTCTTCGGGCGCGGCGGAGAGGAGTGCCTGGCGCTGGAAGCAGCGGGAGTCCCTTTCGAGGTCGTTCCGGGGATCACGTCCGCCTTGGCGGCGCCGGCTTATGCCGGGATCCCGTTGACGCATCGCGGTGTGGCTTCCGCGGTGACCATTGTGACCGGTCATGAGGATCCGTCGAAGCCGGAAATATCGGTCGACTGGGTTGCCTTGGGAGGGTTGGAAGGCACCAAGGTCATCTTGATGGGAGCGGAAAGGCTCGCGGAAATCAGCCGCCGGCTTCTGGAGGGGGGCGAGCGAGAGCAGTGTCCGGTCGCCGCCATTCGGTGGGGCACCTTCGGGAAGCAGGAGGTGCGGGAAGGCACCCTGCAGCAGGCGGCCGGAGGCGAGTTTTCCGTCGAGCCGCCCTCCGTCATCGTCGTCGGAGAGGTCGTCAAGTTGCGCAGCCGGCTTAGTTGGCGAGAAGGGCTCCCTCTTCACGGACAGCGGATCGTCGTAACGCGCACCCGCTGCGAGTCGAGCCGGCTCGGAAAACGGTTACGCGAGCTCGGAGCCGATGTCCTCGAGATTCCGACGATCCGTAGGGTTCCCCGTCCTTTCGGCGAGGAGCAGCGGGACCTGGTGCGCCGCTTGGCCTCCGACTTCACGTGGATTCTGTTAACCAGCCCTTACGGCGCCGATCTCTTTCTGCGGCATGTCTGGGAGACGACCGGGGACGTCCGCGCTCTGGGCGGGCTCCGGATCGCCGCGGTCGGGAGCGCGACGGCGGATGCGGTCCGGCGGTTTCATCTTTCGGTCGATCGGATGCCCGAGAGCTATACAACCTCGGCGCTGGCGGGCTGCTTTTCCGCGCAGGAGATCCGCGGAGGCAGGTTCTGCCTGGCGCGGAGCTCCCGGGGAAACCCCGAGCTGCCGGAAGCGTTGCGACGATCGGGAGCTCATGTGAGCGAGTGGGTGCTTTACGACACGGAACCGGAAACCGGCGATCCCACCGGCGCTAAGGCTCGGTTTCTGGCAGGAGGAGCGGACTGGGTTTTGTTTGCAAGCTCAAGCGCCGTTGAGAATTGGCACCGGCTCGCCCTCCATCCCCGGCCGGGGGCCCCATCGCCTCGGATCGTGAGCATCGGCCCCGTCACGACCCGGGCCTTGAAGCGTTTTGGACTTTCCGTTGCCGCCGAAGCCGAAAGACATTCGGTCGACGGTCTTGTTGCGTGCCTGATCGACTGTGTTCAGAAGGAAAAATAG
- a CDS encoding tetratricopeptide repeat protein, whose amino-acid sequence MTNPRAEECMEKGNEALAVGDLTGAVAAYREAVAQDSGYFEAQHALALALYNMGAYQEATDEALRATVLRPEDPLVWTTLSLAYQKQGRISEAEQAALKARLYSWKQQTNERGSQEN is encoded by the coding sequence ATGACGAACCCACGGGCGGAGGAATGCATGGAAAAGGGAAATGAAGCGCTAGCCGTCGGGGACCTGACGGGGGCGGTCGCCGCTTATCGAGAGGCGGTCGCGCAAGACAGCGGGTATTTCGAAGCGCAACACGCTCTAGCCTTGGCTCTGTATAATATGGGCGCGTATCAAGAGGCGACGGACGAGGCTCTACGCGCGACGGTTCTGCGGCCCGAAGACCCTTTGGTCTGGACCACTCTCTCGCTTGCTTACCAGAAGCAGGGCCGCATTTCCGAAGCCGAGCAAGCCGCTCTCAAAGCAAGGCTTTATTCATGGAAGCAGCAAACCAATGAGCGGGGAAGCCAAGAAAATTAG
- a CDS encoding folate-binding protein YgfZ, with protein MEPAALYNEILSGKPASIAVTDRTLWKATGEDRVRYINGQVTNDVASLTNGSAIYAALLTPKGRLVADLWIGATADALWIDGPTQEKEAVEARLRRFLAADDVELERLDCWTLIRAFPASPTFPLPPGAVALHSVRFGLPGWDLWCPDTGARQIGLPIPPALLESFRLEAGLPRWDAELHPGDLPQEVGMDPIAICYSKGCYVGQEIVSRLHHVGRPNRALVLLAASPPSADLAPNARLWLGEEEVGAITSAAHSFARKGTIALGVVKRRATAPGTRLRCDGYDLEVIEPLRPCHGR; from the coding sequence ATGGAACCGGCTGCGCTCTATAACGAGATTCTATCGGGCAAACCCGCGTCGATCGCGGTCACCGATCGCACGCTGTGGAAGGCGACCGGAGAGGACCGCGTCCGCTACATCAACGGCCAAGTCACCAACGATGTCGCCAGCCTCACCAATGGTTCGGCGATCTACGCGGCCCTTCTCACCCCGAAAGGGAGGCTGGTCGCGGACCTTTGGATCGGCGCCACGGCGGATGCTCTCTGGATCGACGGCCCGACTCAAGAGAAGGAAGCCGTGGAAGCCCGTCTCCGCCGATTCCTCGCAGCCGACGACGTGGAGCTGGAGCGGCTCGATTGCTGGACGCTCATCCGCGCTTTTCCCGCCTCGCCCACATTTCCCCTCCCGCCGGGTGCGGTAGCCTTGCATAGCGTTCGCTTCGGCCTTCCCGGTTGGGATCTTTGGTGCCCCGATACGGGCGCTAGGCAGATCGGACTTCCGATCCCGCCGGCCCTTCTCGAATCATTTCGCCTGGAGGCCGGCCTGCCCCGGTGGGATGCCGAGCTTCATCCCGGAGATCTGCCGCAGGAGGTGGGGATGGATCCAATAGCGATCTGCTATTCCAAAGGGTGCTACGTCGGGCAGGAGATCGTCTCGCGCCTGCACCATGTCGGCCGGCCGAACCGAGCGCTCGTCCTCTTAGCCGCCTCACCGCCTTCCGCAGATCTTGCTCCGAACGCCCGGCTTTGGCTGGGCGAGGAGGAGGTCGGCGCCATCACGAGCGCGGCCCACTCCTTTGCTCGGAAGGGCACCATCGCGCTCGGCGTCGTGAAAAGGCGGGCGACGGCTCCCGGTACCCGGTTGCGGTGCGACGGGTACGACCTCGAAGTCATCGAGCCCTTGCGCCCGTGCCACGGGCGATAG
- a CDS encoding nucleoside deaminase, protein MEAETDDVRWMEAALEEARRAGEDGEVPIGAVIVHAGGVVGRGRNSVERSRDALAHAEMLAIREAEVFLGDWRLEGCTLYVTKEPCPMCSGAVLQTRIARIVYGLADPRWGAVESRWRLWEGTNRPLVVSGGILADASLALLQNFFAEVRRRKKPVASRKWARYLG, encoded by the coding sequence ATGGAAGCGGAGACTGACGACGTTCGCTGGATGGAAGCGGCTCTGGAGGAGGCGCGCCGGGCGGGGGAAGACGGAGAAGTGCCCATCGGCGCCGTGATCGTGCATGCCGGCGGAGTGGTCGGTCGTGGCCGAAACTCGGTGGAGCGATCGCGGGATGCGCTTGCGCACGCGGAGATGCTGGCGATTCGTGAGGCGGAGGTTTTCCTGGGGGATTGGCGGTTGGAGGGATGCACTCTCTACGTGACCAAGGAGCCTTGCCCTATGTGCTCCGGGGCGGTGCTGCAAACGCGGATCGCCCGAATCGTTTACGGCTTGGCCGATCCCCGGTGGGGAGCCGTGGAGAGCCGCTGGCGGCTCTGGGAAGGAACGAATCGTCCGCTGGTCGTGTCGGGGGGGATTTTGGCCGACGCATCGCTCGCCCTGCTGCAAAATTTCTTCGCGGAGGTCCGCCGGCGGAAAAAGCCAGTTGCTTCCCGAAAATGGGCACGCTACTTAGGTTAA